A single genomic interval of Catenulispora sp. MAP5-51 harbors:
- a CDS encoding winged helix-turn-helix domain-containing protein, which translates to MRALRAYAHPTRLALVAHLRIEGPLTATRAAELTGESVASCSYHLRMLTKYGLVEEVTGVPGRLKPWRATASYTDIPQTPENPAVAKAAEEVSVVIARQYLERMTAAIHTRGTLPRSGRRPNSSVTPSCT; encoded by the coding sequence GTGCGCGCGCTGCGCGCATACGCCCATCCCACCCGGCTGGCTCTCGTCGCCCACCTCCGGATCGAAGGCCCGCTGACCGCGACGCGCGCCGCCGAGCTGACCGGCGAGTCCGTCGCCAGTTGCAGCTACCACTTGCGAATGCTCACGAAGTACGGGTTGGTCGAGGAGGTGACCGGGGTGCCCGGCCGGCTGAAGCCCTGGCGGGCCACGGCCTCCTATACGGACATCCCGCAGACACCCGAGAATCCCGCGGTCGCCAAGGCGGCCGAAGAGGTCAGCGTCGTTATCGCCCGCCAATACCTCGAACGGATGACGGCCGCCATCCACACCCGCGGCACGCTGCCACGGAGTGGCAGGAGGCCGAACAGTTCGGTGACGCCTTCCTGTACATGA
- a CDS encoding carbamoyltransferase N-terminal domain-containing protein codes for MRVLGFSGMHNSIDYKRHALPGLDPRHYRIVQGLDSAAALVTDEGVVAAAAEERFTGQKTTGAFPINAMNFCMQQGGIDMADVDCVAFGFDYQPSELTESTEYARGLYETVHSAAAKRALAGVLA; via the coding sequence ATGCGGGTTCTCGGATTCAGCGGCATGCACAACAGCATTGACTACAAGCGGCACGCGCTTCCCGGTCTTGATCCGCGGCACTACCGCATCGTCCAGGGCTTGGACTCAGCGGCCGCGTTGGTGACCGACGAAGGCGTAGTCGCCGCAGCGGCGGAAGAGCGGTTCACCGGCCAGAAGACGACGGGTGCTTTTCCGATCAACGCTATGAACTTCTGCATGCAACAGGGCGGCATCGACATGGCGGACGTCGACTGTGTCGCCTTCGGGTTCGACTACCAGCCGAGCGAGCTGACTGAGTCCACCGAATACGCACGCGGTTTGTATGAGACCGTTCACTCGGCCGCTGCCAAGCGCGCTCTTGCGGGAGTGCTGGCCTGA